In Lactococcus garvieae subsp. garvieae, the following proteins share a genomic window:
- a CDS encoding ABC transporter ATP-binding protein produces MTITFKNVTKKYGDKAVLSDINFSIESHEFFVLAGSSGGGKTTLLKMINRLIEPNEGQVLIDDQDIQTINLRDLRLQIGYVLQQIALFPNMTVLENIGLIPTMKGWSKKETRARVLELLPLVGLDAEKYLNRYPHELSGGEAQRIGILRAIACKPKIILMDEPFSALDPISRKQLQELVKDLQKTLKITTVFVTHDMSEGMAMADRIAILKDGELQQVGRPQEILNAPANTFVADFFTDYQQDLSQYKLKNLEQALATHTFSEETPLTEILNSLEDDAHE; encoded by the coding sequence ATGACTATTACATTTAAAAATGTCACTAAAAAATACGGAGACAAAGCCGTACTTTCAGATATCAACTTCTCCATTGAAAGTCATGAGTTTTTTGTACTCGCAGGATCTTCTGGTGGCGGAAAAACAACATTACTCAAGATGATTAACCGGCTCATCGAACCCAATGAAGGGCAGGTTCTCATTGATGATCAAGATATTCAAACGATTAATTTAAGAGACTTGCGTCTTCAAATAGGATATGTTCTCCAGCAAATTGCGCTCTTTCCTAACATGACCGTTTTAGAAAATATTGGTCTCATCCCGACGATGAAAGGTTGGAGTAAAAAAGAAACCCGTGCACGTGTACTCGAACTCCTTCCTTTAGTTGGTCTAGATGCTGAAAAGTACCTTAACCGCTATCCTCACGAACTTTCTGGGGGTGAAGCACAGCGGATTGGTATTTTGCGTGCTATTGCCTGCAAGCCAAAGATTATTTTAATGGACGAACCCTTCTCCGCTCTGGATCCTATCTCTCGTAAACAGCTACAGGAACTGGTCAAAGATTTGCAGAAAACCTTGAAAATCACAACAGTTTTTGTTACCCACGATATGTCTGAAGGAATGGCGATGGCTGACCGTATCGCGATTCTCAAAGATGGGGAACTGCAGCAGGTGGGCCGTCCCCAAGAAATTTTAAATGCCCCAGCAAATACTTTTGTGGCCGACTTCTTCACGGACTATCAGCAAGATTTGTCTCAATATAAGTTAAAAAATCTTGAACAAGCTCTTGCGACACATACTTTTTCGGAAGAAACGCCTTTGACAGAAATCTTAAATAGTCTGGAGGACGATGCCCATGAATAA
- a CDS encoding ABC transporter permease/substrate-binding protein, with protein sequence MNNLIATFQQQEHQFWTALLEHIQISLVSLFIAILIALPLALLLRRYPKIAEPVLQLTGIFQTIPSLALLGLLIPFIGIGSLPAIVALVVYALFPIIQNTYTGLQQIDPSLIEAATAFGMNRRERLMKFELILALPFIMAGIRTSAVMIIGTATLAALIGAGGLGNFILLGINSNDVNLILIGAISSALLAVIFSTLLRFLEKAKIRTILISFFAGLLLLLGSYYHPQSNAHPQITVAGKLGAEPTLLINMYKEVIEKNSDIEVTLKSNFGDTTFLYNALKSNKIDIYPEFSGTVLTTFLKKTTTSTDPKKVYEEARAGIAKLDNFAYLTPMEFQDTYALAVKNSYAQKHHLKNISDLQGLPSVKAGFDLEFAHRQDGYIGIQSLYGLNFDVKTMQTSLIYNALNSDSIDLAQVYSTDSQIKQYELTVLNDDKNLFPPYQAAPLMNKDLLKKYPQLEQILNRLSGKITNQEMIDMNYAVNVEQKDPAAVAHDFLVKHSLI encoded by the coding sequence ATGAATAATTTGATTGCTACCTTTCAACAGCAAGAGCACCAGTTTTGGACCGCTCTTCTAGAGCATATCCAAATTTCCTTGGTTTCTCTTTTTATCGCTATTCTAATCGCACTTCCTCTTGCCTTACTTTTAAGACGTTATCCCAAAATTGCTGAGCCTGTCCTGCAACTTACTGGAATTTTCCAAACGATTCCAAGTTTGGCCTTGCTTGGATTATTGATTCCTTTCATTGGGATCGGTTCGTTGCCAGCTATTGTCGCATTAGTTGTCTATGCCCTTTTTCCTATTATTCAAAATACCTACACCGGACTTCAACAAATTGATCCGTCCTTAATTGAAGCAGCAACTGCTTTTGGAATGAATCGGCGAGAGCGCTTGATGAAGTTTGAGCTGATACTTGCTTTGCCCTTTATTATGGCTGGTATTCGTACAAGTGCTGTCATGATTATTGGGACAGCAACTTTAGCTGCACTTATTGGAGCAGGTGGGCTCGGAAATTTCATTCTCTTAGGCATTAACTCCAATGATGTTAACCTTATCCTGATTGGAGCGATTTCTTCTGCCTTATTGGCCGTTATTTTCTCAACCTTACTCCGCTTCTTGGAAAAAGCAAAAATTCGTACCATTCTGATTAGCTTCTTTGCTGGTCTTTTACTCTTATTGGGTTCATATTATCACCCTCAATCCAATGCTCATCCACAGATTACCGTTGCTGGAAAGCTCGGAGCTGAGCCGACACTTTTGATAAATATGTACAAGGAAGTCATTGAAAAGAACAGTGACATCGAAGTCACTCTCAAGTCCAACTTTGGAGACACCACCTTCCTTTACAATGCTTTAAAATCCAATAAAATTGATATCTATCCTGAATTTTCTGGAACAGTCTTAACGACATTCTTGAAAAAAACCACAACCTCCACCGATCCAAAAAAAGTTTACGAAGAAGCACGCGCAGGCATAGCTAAGCTTGATAACTTTGCCTATCTTACACCTATGGAGTTTCAGGATACATATGCTTTAGCTGTGAAAAATAGCTACGCCCAGAAACATCACCTTAAAAATATTTCTGATCTCCAGGGGCTGCCTTCAGTTAAAGCTGGCTTTGACTTAGAATTCGCACACCGCCAAGATGGCTATATTGGTATTCAAAGTTTATATGGGCTAAATTTTGACGTGAAGACAATGCAAACAAGTTTGATCTATAATGCCTTGAACAGTGATAGCATTGATTTAGCCCAAGTTTACTCCACAGACAGTCAAATCAAACAGTATGAACTTACTGTACTGAATGATGATAAAAATCTTTTCCCACCTTATCAAGCAGCTCCTTTGATGAATAAAGACCTCCTTAAGAAGTATCCCCAATTGGAGCAAATTTTAAACCGACTTTCAGGAAAAATTACCAATCAGGAAATGATTGACATGAATTACGCCGTCAATGTTGAGCAAAAAGATCCCGCTGCCGTGGCACATGACTTTTTAGTGAAACACAGTTTGATTTAA
- a CDS encoding NAD(P)/FAD-dependent oxidoreductase codes for MKKYDVIVVGAGPSGMMAAIATAENGAQTALIDKNKKVGKKLLMTGGGRCNVTNSHSVDDIITHVPGNGRFLHSAFAQFSNLDIIDFFEKNGIPLKEEDHGRMFPVTDKSRTIIEGLFSKIEELQVDYFPNSAVTELNIEHGAITGLETETESFTASCVVLSTGGRAYPSTGSTGDGYKLTRSAGHTITTLYPTESPLISSETFINEKTLQGISLRDIRLSVLNAKGKIIIEHQMDMLFTHFGLSGPAALRCSSFINQELAKGAESVTVQLDSFPDISAAQLLNDLKNTARDNGKAVKNAFAALTQERYLLFLLDKVQIDADMPAKQLTEKQLEKFSHILKAFPIQIDKTFPIEKSFVTGGGVQLKEINPKTMESKLTPGLYMTGELLDINGYTGGYNITCAFVTGHVAGTHAAEMASYMKY; via the coding sequence ATGAAAAAATATGATGTAATCGTTGTTGGGGCTGGACCTTCGGGTATGATGGCTGCTATAGCTACTGCAGAAAATGGTGCCCAGACAGCTTTAATTGATAAGAACAAAAAGGTAGGAAAAAAACTGTTGATGACGGGGGGCGGACGCTGTAACGTTACCAACAGCCATTCGGTAGACGACATTATCACTCATGTCCCTGGAAATGGGCGCTTCTTGCACAGTGCTTTTGCTCAATTTTCGAACTTAGATATTATTGACTTCTTTGAAAAAAATGGCATTCCGCTCAAGGAGGAAGACCATGGGCGGATGTTCCCAGTAACCGATAAATCTCGAACCATTATTGAGGGACTTTTCAGTAAAATAGAAGAACTTCAGGTGGACTATTTCCCAAACTCTGCCGTAACTGAACTCAATATAGAACATGGCGCTATTACTGGACTTGAAACAGAAACAGAGAGCTTCACAGCCTCTTGTGTTGTCTTATCTACTGGCGGCCGCGCCTATCCATCGACAGGTTCTACTGGTGACGGTTATAAACTAACACGAAGTGCTGGACATACCATTACAACCCTTTATCCGACAGAGTCCCCCTTAATTTCTTCTGAAACATTTATTAATGAGAAAACTTTACAAGGTATTTCTCTTCGAGATATCCGCTTAAGTGTACTTAATGCTAAAGGAAAAATCATCATTGAACACCAAATGGATATGCTCTTTACGCACTTTGGCCTCAGTGGTCCTGCAGCACTTCGCTGTTCTAGCTTTATCAACCAAGAGCTGGCTAAAGGCGCAGAAAGCGTTACTGTACAGCTGGACAGTTTCCCCGACATATCTGCGGCACAGCTCTTAAATGATTTGAAAAATACTGCACGTGACAATGGAAAGGCTGTTAAAAATGCTTTTGCAGCGCTCACGCAGGAACGTTACTTACTTTTCTTACTGGATAAAGTCCAAATCGATGCGGATATGCCTGCAAAACAATTGACCGAAAAACAATTAGAGAAATTTTCTCATATCCTTAAAGCATTTCCAATCCAAATCGATAAAACTTTTCCGATTGAGAAATCTTTCGTTACTGGTGGAGGCGTTCAGCTTAAAGAAATTAATCCAAAGACAATGGAAAGTAAATTAACGCCTGGCCTATATATGACAGGGGAATTGCTTGATATTAACGGTTATACTGGAGGCTATAATATTACTTGTGCTTTTGTGACAGGTCATGTAGCAGGTACCCATGCTGCAGAAATGGCCTCTTATATGAAATACTGA
- a CDS encoding YdcF family protein: MLYLLFFLTVSGIGYLLIKFKDRSIFGGLLFAAGLILSFFTLLILGLVFLDKTSSHGSMLALAIFYLLIPLIFLAVCIYLILNSQTMRTKEGKSLTAKLSAAMGLNLIISFPLFVFLITGVFKLPLFLNIILLFILLLDLILSFIFIAYLFYSWMYQMLPLKKHIDYIIVLGSGISSEDVPPLLKSRLDKGIEYFYKNPNAKFVVSGGQGADEPVSEAYAMRKYLLSQHIPEDMIILEDQSTTTYENMLFSKQLIEEDWLTRCEAEHPKPSIIFSTNNYHVLRARLYARRVHLKAEGVGAPTALYFLPTALIREYIALLSHNKIWVMGLIGFVFLILLYSFFDFII, from the coding sequence ATGCTTTATCTACTCTTTTTTCTCACTGTTTCTGGGATAGGCTATTTGCTGATCAAATTTAAAGACCGCAGTATCTTTGGCGGCTTGCTTTTTGCTGCAGGTTTGATACTCTCATTTTTCACCCTTTTAATTCTTGGACTCGTCTTCCTTGATAAGACCTCCTCTCATGGTTCAATGCTTGCTTTAGCAATTTTTTATTTGCTTATCCCTCTCATCTTTTTAGCTGTATGCATCTATCTCATTTTAAATTCTCAAACGATGCGTACTAAAGAAGGAAAAAGCTTAACTGCAAAGCTCTCCGCTGCCATGGGCCTAAACTTAATCATCAGTTTTCCACTTTTTGTCTTCTTAATTACAGGCGTATTCAAGCTCCCACTCTTTCTGAATATCATTTTGTTATTTATCCTCTTACTTGATCTAATACTGTCTTTTATTTTTATTGCCTATCTCTTTTATTCTTGGATGTACCAAATGCTGCCGCTCAAAAAACATATTGACTATATTATTGTATTGGGATCTGGTATTTCTAGTGAGGATGTTCCTCCTCTTCTAAAAAGCCGTTTGGACAAAGGAATTGAATATTTCTATAAAAATCCGAATGCGAAATTTGTCGTGAGTGGTGGTCAAGGTGCTGATGAGCCTGTTTCTGAAGCTTATGCTATGCGTAAATACCTCCTCTCCCAGCATATTCCTGAAGACATGATTATTCTAGAAGATCAATCAACCACAACTTATGAAAACATGCTCTTTTCAAAACAGCTTATCGAAGAAGATTGGCTCACAAGATGTGAGGCTGAACATCCAAAGCCAAGTATTATCTTTTCAACCAATAACTACCATGTGCTCCGTGCACGTTTATATGCCCGTAGAGTGCATCTCAAGGCTGAAGGGGTTGGTGCACCCACTGCACTTTATTTCTTGCCCACAGCGCTTATACGTGAATATATAGCTCTCTTATCACACAATAAAATATGGGTTATGGGACTCATCGGTTTTGTTTTCTTGATTTTATTGTATAGCTTTTTTGATTTTATTATATAA
- a CDS encoding TraX family protein, which produces MFSSYDLKIIGIIFMVIDHVNTYLGSYLGLPTWIGFLGRFVAPLFVFMMVEGFHYTRSRKKYFLRLLGSGLLMYAINISFNLLTRSSFEDPYGKFDIFLLLAGHNIFMTLALLFAFIWAIDIMRKNQGTKLKYFSYSLVIVLLLPFILLSEGGPYELVLVLIFYFFRGRWAKISAGIITFSLLLLTWSLVGYFTGSAVGTLYQVLSFSNEFMIITVLPFIYLYNGQRGGSGAQWQRDLFYYFYPAHLLILYILRYALVGVV; this is translated from the coding sequence ATTTTTTCTAGCTATGATTTAAAAATCATAGGTATAATATTTATGGTTATTGACCATGTGAACACTTATCTTGGGAGCTACTTGGGCTTACCTACTTGGATAGGATTTTTAGGGAGATTTGTCGCGCCCCTATTTGTCTTTATGATGGTCGAAGGCTTTCATTATACAAGAAGTCGAAAAAAATATTTTTTAAGGCTTTTAGGTAGTGGTCTATTGATGTATGCCATCAATATTAGCTTCAACTTGCTGACAAGGAGCAGTTTTGAGGATCCATATGGGAAATTTGATATATTTTTACTTCTTGCTGGTCATAATATTTTTATGACTCTGGCACTCTTATTTGCTTTCATCTGGGCAATTGATATTATGCGTAAAAATCAAGGGACGAAGCTTAAGTATTTTTCTTACAGCTTAGTCATTGTATTACTTTTGCCCTTTATCTTGTTGAGTGAGGGTGGCCCATATGAGCTTGTATTGGTCCTCATTTTCTATTTTTTCCGAGGAAGATGGGCAAAAATTTCAGCGGGAATTATTACTTTTAGTCTTCTTTTGCTCACCTGGAGTTTGGTGGGCTATTTTACAGGCAGTGCAGTAGGTACGCTTTATCAGGTGCTCAGTTTTTCAAATGAATTTATGATTATTACTGTTTTACCTTTTATTTACCTCTACAATGGGCAACGCGGCGGCAGCGGAGCCCAGTGGCAAAGAGATCTATTCTATTATTTTTATCCCGCGCATTTGCTTATTCTTTACATCTTACGCTATGCCTTGGTTGGTGTAGTATAA
- a CDS encoding class I SAM-dependent rRNA methyltransferase — protein sequence MKKITVKKQAALKLRRAFPLIVAEDLKSTPQEDGFIDFVDEKENFLGRGYLSKQNKGAGWLLSQIPEAINQSFYEEKFEEAKRARLSFFQDDLTTAFRIFNGEGDGLGGVTVDYYAEYAVFSWYNPFIYTQSTDIIAAFQSVYPEIKGIYEKIRFEGLSFETRHIGGKIAPEPLAVMENGVTYATYMNEGLMTGIFLDQKEVRGTLASGLVVGKTLLNMFSYTGAFSVAAAFGGASQTTSVDLAKRSLDKTREQFTMNGIDPESQRIYVMDVFGYFNYAKKKELSYDVIVLDPPSFARNKKKTFSVAKNYGELVQESIDILNKEGLLIASTNAANVSREKFRKMVEQALKNKNVKFEIFQEEHLPADFKVASSFPEGDYLKVLFIQITK from the coding sequence ATGAAGAAAATCACAGTAAAAAAGCAGGCCGCACTTAAGCTTCGCCGCGCTTTCCCCTTAATTGTTGCCGAAGATTTAAAGTCTACTCCACAGGAAGATGGGTTTATTGACTTTGTTGATGAAAAAGAAAATTTTTTAGGAAGAGGCTATTTATCGAAGCAAAATAAAGGTGCCGGTTGGCTTTTAAGTCAAATTCCAGAGGCTATAAACCAGAGCTTCTATGAAGAGAAGTTTGAAGAAGCTAAGCGCGCACGACTTTCTTTTTTCCAAGATGATCTCACCACAGCCTTCCGGATTTTTAATGGTGAAGGAGATGGATTAGGAGGGGTGACTGTTGATTATTATGCTGAGTATGCTGTTTTTAGCTGGTACAATCCTTTTATCTATACGCAAAGTACAGATATTATAGCTGCTTTTCAATCTGTTTATCCTGAAATCAAAGGAATTTATGAAAAAATTCGTTTTGAGGGATTAAGTTTTGAAACGCGACATATAGGGGGAAAAATTGCTCCAGAACCATTGGCTGTTATGGAAAATGGAGTGACCTATGCAACATATATGAATGAAGGGTTGATGACAGGGATTTTCTTAGATCAGAAAGAAGTTCGTGGTACTTTAGCGAGTGGTTTAGTGGTCGGTAAGACTCTTTTAAATATGTTTAGTTATACAGGCGCTTTTTCGGTTGCAGCAGCGTTTGGAGGAGCAAGCCAGACAACCTCAGTGGATTTGGCCAAACGTTCTTTAGATAAAACGCGAGAACAATTTACAATGAATGGTATTGATCCTGAGAGTCAGCGCATCTATGTTATGGATGTTTTTGGTTATTTTAATTATGCCAAGAAAAAAGAGTTGAGTTACGATGTCATTGTTTTAGATCCACCAAGCTTTGCCCGTAACAAGAAGAAGACTTTTTCGGTCGCGAAAAATTATGGGGAACTCGTTCAAGAATCAATCGATATTTTAAATAAAGAAGGACTTTTGATTGCCTCCACAAATGCTGCTAATGTCAGCCGTGAGAAATTCCGTAAAATGGTGGAACAGGCCCTTAAAAATAAAAATGTTAAATTTGAGATTTTTCAGGAAGAGCATTTGCCGGCCGACTTCAAGGTGGCTTCCTCTTTCCCAGAAGGTGATTATTTGAAAGTCTTATTTATTCAAATAACAAAATAA
- a CDS encoding phosphoglycerate kinase: MAKLTVKDVDLKGKKVLIRVDFNVPLKDGVITNDNRITAALPTIKYVLEQGGRAILFSHLGRVKEEADKAGKSLAPVAAALGEKLGKEVVFPGTTRGAELEAAIAELKDGDILLVENTRFEDVDGKKESKNDPELGKYWASLGDGIFVNDAFGTAHRAHASNVGISANVDKAVAGFLLENEIAYIQEAVENPVRPFVAILGGSKVSDKIGVIENLLGKADKVIIGGGMAYTFFKAQGIEIGDSLVEEDKLDLAKELLEKADGKLILPVDSKEANAFAGYTEVKDTEGEAVDAGFLGLDAGPKSVERFAKELEGAKTVVWNGPMGVFENPDFQAGTIGVMDAIIAQPGVKSIIGGGDSAAAAINLGRADKFSWISTGGGASMELLEGKVLPGLDALTEK; this comes from the coding sequence ATGGCAAAATTGACTGTTAAAGATGTAGATCTTAAAGGTAAAAAAGTTCTTATTCGTGTGGACTTCAATGTCCCACTTAAAGATGGTGTAATTACTAATGATAACCGTATTACTGCAGCTCTTCCAACAATCAAGTATGTACTTGAACAAGGCGGACGCGCAATTCTCTTTTCTCACCTTGGTCGTGTTAAAGAAGAAGCAGACAAAGCTGGTAAATCTCTTGCTCCAGTAGCAGCAGCTTTGGGTGAAAAATTGGGCAAAGAAGTTGTCTTCCCAGGTACTACACGTGGTGCTGAATTGGAAGCTGCTATTGCTGAATTAAAAGATGGCGATATCTTGCTTGTTGAAAACACTCGTTTTGAAGATGTTGATGGTAAAAAAGAATCTAAAAATGATCCTGAACTTGGTAAATACTGGGCTTCACTCGGAGACGGTATCTTCGTAAATGATGCATTTGGTACTGCTCACCGTGCACACGCTTCAAACGTAGGTATTTCTGCTAACGTGGATAAAGCAGTAGCTGGTTTCTTGCTTGAAAACGAAATTGCTTACATCCAAGAAGCTGTTGAAAACCCAGTTCGTCCATTCGTAGCGATTCTTGGTGGTTCAAAAGTTTCAGATAAAATCGGTGTTATTGAAAACTTGCTTGGTAAAGCAGACAAAGTTATCATCGGTGGTGGTATGGCCTACACATTCTTCAAAGCACAAGGTATCGAAATCGGTGACTCTTTAGTTGAAGAAGATAAACTTGACTTGGCAAAAGAATTGCTTGAAAAAGCAGACGGTAAACTTATCTTGCCAGTAGACTCAAAAGAAGCAAATGCTTTTGCTGGCTACACTGAAGTAAAAGATACTGAAGGTGAAGCAGTTGATGCAGGTTTCCTTGGTCTTGATGCAGGTCCTAAATCAGTGGAACGTTTTGCTAAAGAACTTGAAGGCGCTAAAACAGTTGTTTGGAACGGTCCTATGGGTGTCTTTGAAAACCCTGATTTCCAAGCAGGTACTATTGGTGTTATGGATGCTATCATTGCTCAACCAGGTGTGAAATCAATCATCGGTGGTGGTGACTCAGCAGCTGCAGCAATCAACCTTGGCCGTGCAGATAAATTCTCATGGATCTCTACAGGTGGTGGTGCTTCTATGGAACTTCTCGAAGGTAAAGTTCTTCCAGGACTTGATGCTCTTACAGAAAAATAA
- a CDS encoding maltose-6'-phosphate glucosidase: MGNKFVMVGGGSTQSPGILEVLRQRSSELNLTDLVLYDIDEKRAQLLGQYTEMYYKETGSKVNVSYTTDIDEALTGADFLFMQIRPGLNYQRSIDEKICIQNGVIGQETCGLGGFSFAMRVIPAVLEIIKKVKELCPDAWILNYTNPEAILSEAIYQEFPEAKVLCICDMPISIEGAIAKYFGKEHRDLTFKYFGLNHFGWWTNIIDENGVDLLPQLREDVLSGKIDTFLMSNEETVGDEYWVETYKQMISLFNRFPEYFPNCYLQYYLTPDEAMEHLDANFTRGDYVMQGREKRIYEECERVIAAGSAKDSELHAGVHGNYIVDIAYAIIHNTRERFVVNQKNHGAISNFDPEAVVEVPAYVGSSGAEPINIGKIPAFQKGLMEMQKAYEQKTVEAALTHSYQAALEATMLNKTIPDYTTGKKVLDELYEANKEYWGEWK; the protein is encoded by the coding sequence ATGGGAAACAAATTTGTAATGGTTGGGGGAGGATCTACTCAATCTCCTGGAATACTCGAAGTACTACGTCAACGTTCTTCAGAATTAAATCTCACAGATTTAGTACTCTATGATATTGATGAAAAACGAGCACAACTCTTAGGACAATACACAGAAATGTACTATAAGGAAACAGGCTCGAAAGTTAATGTCTCCTATACTACAGATATAGATGAGGCATTAACAGGAGCAGATTTTCTATTTATGCAAATTCGTCCAGGTTTAAATTATCAGAGATCTATTGATGAAAAAATCTGTATTCAAAATGGAGTTATTGGACAAGAAACATGTGGTTTAGGAGGATTTTCTTTTGCCATGCGTGTAATTCCTGCAGTATTAGAAATCATAAAAAAAGTGAAAGAACTTTGTCCGGATGCTTGGATTTTGAACTATACTAATCCAGAAGCTATTCTTTCTGAAGCAATTTATCAAGAATTTCCAGAAGCAAAAGTGCTTTGTATCTGTGACATGCCTATCTCTATTGAAGGGGCGATTGCAAAATACTTTGGTAAAGAGCATCGTGATTTAACTTTTAAATACTTTGGTTTGAATCATTTTGGCTGGTGGACAAACATCATTGATGAAAATGGTGTAGATTTATTGCCACAATTGAGAGAAGATGTACTTTCAGGAAAAATTGATACATTTCTCATGTCAAATGAAGAAACTGTGGGGGATGAATATTGGGTTGAAACTTATAAGCAAATGATCAGTTTGTTTAACCGCTTCCCAGAATATTTCCCGAATTGTTACCTTCAGTATTATTTGACACCTGATGAAGCGATGGAACATCTCGATGCGAACTTCACTCGTGGTGATTATGTCATGCAGGGAAGAGAAAAACGGATTTATGAAGAATGTGAACGTGTAATTGCGGCAGGAAGTGCAAAAGATTCAGAACTTCATGCAGGTGTACATGGAAACTATATCGTAGATATTGCTTATGCGATTATTCATAACACGAGGGAGCGTTTTGTTGTAAATCAAAAAAATCATGGTGCAATTTCAAATTTTGATCCAGAAGCTGTGGTAGAAGTACCTGCCTATGTTGGAAGTAGCGGAGCAGAACCGATTAATATTGGGAAAATTCCGGCTTTCCAAAAAGGACTGATGGAAATGCAAAAAGCATATGAGCAAAAGACAGTAGAAGCAGCATTGACTCATTCTTATCAAGCAGCGCTTGAAGCAACAATGCTCAATAAAACGATTCCTGACTATACTACGGGTAAAAAAGTTTTAGATGAACTTTATGAAGCGAATAAAGAGTATTGGGGTGAGTGGAAATAA
- a CDS encoding carbohydrate deacetylase, whose protein sequence is MKKIIINADDFGYSSGVNQGIIKAFREGVLSSTTLMANMPGCDEAIKLAKDYPGLGVGAHLVLTCGAPMTQGTTLKGEDGKFHLLQEYHQKRNEINDEEIFKEWCTQIDYLLNQGVPLTHLDSHHHVHTFEGNESIVKRISEKYKLTFRNAFGLEERVDLNYQKDIRGFADLMNYSAIRNMDIPYLKAQNQCLEEIQRVLEGVTEDITELMVHPAFVDEALYFGSSFNVQRIREVELLTAPQVKSLIEAKNLEIIHYGNL, encoded by the coding sequence AAAAATAATTATCAATGCGGATGATTTTGGATACTCCTCAGGAGTCAATCAAGGAATAATCAAAGCGTTTCGTGAGGGTGTTTTATCCTCTACGACTTTAATGGCGAATATGCCAGGCTGTGATGAAGCGATTAAACTCGCTAAAGATTATCCGGGATTAGGTGTTGGAGCACACTTAGTATTGACCTGTGGCGCACCGATGACCCAAGGGACAACACTCAAAGGAGAAGATGGAAAATTTCATTTGTTACAAGAATATCATCAAAAGCGCAATGAAATCAATGATGAAGAAATTTTTAAAGAGTGGTGTACACAAATTGACTATTTATTGAATCAAGGCGTACCTTTGACTCATTTGGATAGTCATCATCATGTGCACACATTTGAAGGTAACGAGTCAATTGTCAAACGTATTTCTGAAAAATACAAGCTCACATTTCGGAATGCATTTGGTTTAGAGGAGCGAGTTGACCTGAATTATCAAAAAGATATCCGAGGTTTTGCGGATTTAATGAATTATTCAGCTATTCGCAATATGGACATTCCATATTTGAAAGCTCAAAACCAATGCTTAGAAGAAATTCAAAGGGTACTAGAAGGAGTGACAGAAGATATAACGGAGCTTATGGTTCATCCCGCATTCGTGGATGAAGCTCTATATTTCGGCTCATCCTTTAATGTTCAAAGAATAAGAGAAGTCGAACTTTTGACTGCACCTCAAGTCAAGTCACTTATTGAAGCTAAAAATCTTGAAATTATCCATTATGGAAATTTATAA